Proteins encoded in a region of the Bradyrhizobium sp. CB3481 genome:
- a CDS encoding LysE family translocator has protein sequence MSQSLFIAFVMFATVMFFTPGPNNIMLLSSGLTYGFRPTIPHIMGTTVGFAFMVGAGGFGLGTIFIAYPVLQTILKHAGAAYMIYLAWAIAMSDPPSAEEDRSRGRPMTFWGAAMFQWVNAKGWVIMIGTITAYAAIAAYPWNIMIQVGLSLVLGILSCTAWALFGTSLRPVLTSPRAVRAFNIVMAVLLLASLYPVFMDA, from the coding sequence ATGTCGCAATCGCTGTTCATCGCGTTCGTGATGTTCGCCACTGTGATGTTCTTCACGCCGGGACCGAACAACATCATGCTGCTGTCGTCGGGGCTCACTTACGGCTTCCGTCCGACCATCCCCCACATCATGGGGACCACCGTCGGCTTTGCCTTTATGGTCGGTGCGGGCGGCTTTGGGCTTGGGACCATCTTCATCGCCTATCCCGTGCTGCAGACCATCCTGAAACATGCAGGCGCGGCCTACATGATCTATCTGGCCTGGGCGATCGCAATGTCTGATCCGCCGTCGGCGGAGGAGGACAGAAGCCGCGGCCGCCCGATGACGTTTTGGGGCGCGGCCATGTTCCAATGGGTCAACGCCAAGGGCTGGGTCATAATGATCGGCACCATCACCGCCTATGCGGCGATCGCGGCCTATCCCTGGAACATCATGATCCAGGTCGGGCTCAGCCTCGTCCTGGGCATCCTCTCCTGCACCGCCTGGGCGCTGTTCGGCACCTCGCTGCGGCCGGTCCTGACCTCCCCCCGGGCGGTGCGGGCCTTCAACATCGTCATGGCGGTGCTGCTGCTGGCCTCGCTCTATCCGGTGTTCATGGACGCATGA
- a CDS encoding LysR substrate-binding domain-containing protein gives MTVHEQSPALQIAALLNHTTSISLIRTAPAAHGLTNMLAWREEVVLALPRAHPLARRKRIALRELASEDHIILDPDSSDFARYLQKCCVDAGFLPRVTQQVMDAQSMPS, from the coding sequence ATGACGGTGCATGAGCAGTCACCAGCGTTACAGATCGCGGCGCTTCTCAATCACACCACAAGTATCAGTCTCATCCGGACTGCCCCCGCCGCGCATGGCCTCACGAACATGCTGGCGTGGCGGGAAGAGGTCGTGCTCGCCCTGCCGAGAGCGCATCCGTTGGCCCGGCGCAAGCGCATCGCGCTCCGGGAACTTGCGTCGGAGGATCACATAATCCTCGACCCGGATAGCTCGGACTTCGCGCGGTATCTTCAGAAGTGCTGTGTCGACGCCGGATTCCTGCCGCGAGTCACTCAACAGGTTATGGATGCCCAGTCGATGCCCAGCTGA
- a CDS encoding DUF6088 family protein — protein sequence MPDPTSDTLNRIHDRIAQSAPAGVWSRADFLDIATPNAVEKALQRLTRRGDIRRPYRGLYDKPGTSKLTGKMVFPPRASFIDAIARRDKLRVLVDGITAANDLGLTTAVPARSTIYADTYPRTIEIEASAGDPKATKPVFYKLDFKRISAKTAFWAGRPAMRVVQALTWYRDERSSLDAVVNGIVRHLSRDPNRENIAQDLRDNIHAIPAWMYPLVDTITRKLHAEAHGDDEPNPEGAKGGHAENAH from the coding sequence ATGCCCGATCCGACGTCCGACACCCTCAATCGTATTCACGACCGGATCGCCCAGTCGGCGCCCGCTGGCGTCTGGTCGCGGGCCGATTTTCTCGACATCGCAACACCGAACGCCGTCGAGAAGGCGCTGCAGCGGCTGACCCGGCGGGGCGACATCCGCCGGCCGTATCGCGGTCTCTATGACAAGCCGGGAACCAGCAAGCTGACCGGCAAGATGGTGTTTCCGCCGCGAGCATCGTTCATCGACGCGATCGCCCGCCGCGACAAGCTCCGCGTGCTGGTCGACGGCATCACAGCCGCGAACGACCTCGGCCTGACGACGGCCGTTCCGGCGCGGTCGACGATCTATGCCGATACCTATCCGCGGACGATCGAGATCGAGGCGAGCGCCGGTGATCCAAAGGCGACCAAGCCGGTCTTCTACAAGCTCGACTTCAAGCGCATTTCGGCCAAGACGGCATTTTGGGCCGGCCGTCCTGCCATGCGCGTAGTCCAGGCCCTGACATGGTATCGGGACGAGCGATCGAGCCTCGATGCGGTCGTGAACGGAATCGTCCGGCATCTGTCGCGTGATCCGAACCGGGAAAACATCGCACAAGATCTACGCGACAACATTCACGCGATTCCCGCATGGATGTACCCGCTGGTCGACACGATCACCCGCAAACTCCACGCGGAGGCTCACGGCGACGACGAGCCGAATCCCGAGGGCGCAAAAGGCGGCCATGCAGAAAACGCTCATTGA
- a CDS encoding DUF433 domain-containing protein — translation MEAAMGAAGHMLKPTEAAVVARVALRDVNRVIDERILPEGFFSLDDGRRVAATACTLISFYFDSAKRLTAEERLFAIREVGSRLHRLRARALASLVEEDWTVRDEFLTIDLAPFVRRTKERLERLSAAQEMVVSDPEILGGLSIVRGTRVPVHDVAASVAAGIPIDRIVAAYPSLDADKIELAAIYAEANPARGRPRTNDELPKGAVIVADRRTPRRRKAG, via the coding sequence ATGGAGGCCGCCATGGGCGCTGCCGGGCATATGCTGAAGCCGACCGAAGCCGCCGTGGTCGCGCGCGTCGCACTTCGCGACGTCAATCGGGTTATCGACGAGCGCATCCTGCCAGAGGGCTTCTTTTCGCTTGATGACGGGCGACGCGTTGCGGCGACCGCCTGCACGCTCATCTCGTTCTACTTCGATAGCGCCAAACGTCTGACCGCCGAGGAGAGGCTGTTCGCCATCCGCGAGGTTGGGAGCCGTCTTCACCGGCTCCGCGCCCGGGCCCTGGCGTCGCTGGTCGAGGAGGATTGGACCGTGCGCGACGAATTCCTCACCATCGACCTGGCCCCCTTCGTCCGGCGGACCAAGGAGCGCCTGGAGCGTTTGTCGGCCGCCCAAGAAATGGTGGTTTCCGATCCTGAGATTCTCGGGGGCCTCTCCATTGTGCGCGGAACACGCGTTCCCGTCCATGATGTCGCTGCTTCGGTCGCGGCCGGCATTCCGATAGACCGCATCGTCGCGGCCTATCCTTCGCTAGATGCGGACAAGATCGAGCTTGCCGCGATCTATGCCGAGGCCAACCCTGCGCGGGGTCGTCCACGGACGAACGACGAACTTCCTAAGGGCGCAGTCATCGTCGCCGATCGACGAACTCCTCGCCGTAGGAAGGCTGGATGA
- a CDS encoding TIGR00645 family protein, translating to MSATSDAPVPSKSGSLRPLPMLIFGSRWLQLPLYAGLIIAQGIYVVRFIKDLWHLFANALNYSDHQIMLEVLGLIDVVMISNLLMMVIIGGYETFVSRLNLQGHPDEPEWLSHVNASVLKIKLAMAIIGISSIHLLRTFIEAGAQTSDKSMWQTIIHSVLILSAIGIAAVDKLSNASIEEANQRPD from the coding sequence ATGTCTGCCACTTCCGACGCCCCCGTGCCGTCCAAGAGCGGATCGCTGCGGCCGCTTCCGATGCTAATCTTCGGATCGCGCTGGCTGCAATTGCCGCTTTATGCCGGGCTGATCATCGCCCAGGGCATCTATGTGGTCCGGTTCATCAAAGACCTGTGGCACCTATTCGCCAATGCGTTAAACTACAGCGACCACCAGATCATGCTGGAGGTGCTCGGCCTGATCGACGTCGTCATGATCTCGAACCTTCTGATGATGGTGATCATCGGCGGCTACGAGACCTTCGTCTCGCGCCTCAACCTGCAGGGACATCCCGACGAACCGGAATGGCTGAGCCACGTGAATGCCAGCGTGCTCAAGATCAAGCTGGCAATGGCGATCATCGGCATCTCCTCCATCCACCTGCTGCGGACATTCATCGAGGCGGGCGCGCAGACGTCGGACAAGAGCATGTGGCAGACCATCATCCACTCTGTCCTCATTCTGTCCGCGATCGGTATTGCCGCCGTCGACAAGCTCTCGAATGCATCGATCGAAGAAGCCAACCAGCGGCCGGATTGA